tgactacacccagcagccttccgtcactgaattagaaatttaaatagtccagtgcctaagtgcagtgagttgcttgcaagtcactgtggcagtctcagatcggagggacagttatactcatatcccattggagcaaatcttgacagcagaaaaagctccagagtcggtcatgttcagtgcagatgtacccttacatctcacttgtatgctatactagtgtctccacactccttgattaagaggacaaccaacccatatggcacacaacgacctatacttgataaacgttgttatccttggtaacaacgtatcatttggtcgcgaacaggtttaaggactaaacgacaaatcctcctttaacgagtctaaatagtcctaaggacttcaccacaacataggagagttcattagaagatgaaataatttataataaaaaatatcaaaataatttttattaatttataattcatatactaatacatgaaagagcacaaccgtcaacaggctgacgattggctttgggacactattcccaacacatcgATAGTTCCACCATCTGAGGTTCGGACCGAGGTAAGAGAGCTCAAACAATCTACAACTGCATCAGTTGCTCCTTCAATTGGGGTGCAGTCAAGCCCAAGCTTCCCCTCGCTTTCAAACATGGGGCCACCGACAACAGACCAGGAAAAAGCCGATGGCGTCGGTGGATGATGTAGTATTGGAGGGCCGTATGGTACACTTCAGCCTCCAAGTGTCCGTCAATGAATCGGCCCTGGCTAATTTTATACTGGCCAAGCGACTGTGCCAGGCGACTCTCCTTTTGGTCAATTGAGAGCATTAGAGGAAACGGTCGGTGGTCGAAATATTTTCGTCCTTTTACCCGACCATTATCGGGGTAAGTCTCTTTGAtaaactttctttcttttttttttataacccGACCTATCCTCTGTCTGCAGTTGATCCACGACATGTCTGACCTAGAGGTCGGCTACACGAAGTTCACCTACATCTGCAGTGCGTGGAAGAATAAGGCGGCAGCCGTCGATGTTGAGAAAGCGGCTGTACTTGAACAACTCAAGTCGGCAGCGGAGTGGGAAGCCAAACTTCAGGAGGAGGTTTTCCGACTCACTGACGACTTGGCATCCTCAGGGGCCGAACTTGCATCGGCTCACGGGACTATTTCGACTCTTGAATCCAGGTtaagagcaagaagcattctatccacCGGCTTCGACGAGAGCGAGATGGATGCATCGAAAAGCTTGAAGCCGAACGTGGACGTCATCGGGCCAACCTGAAAAGATTGGCACTGGctgaagaagaattatcctctgCTCGAGTCGATGCTAATTTGGCCAAGGTGGAAGCAAAGTCGGCAAGAGAAGCACTAGGTTGGGCAATCAAGGATTTTCGAGATGCGAAAGAATACAGGAAAGAGATCCTCGAAAATGGCTTCGCTTCGTATTGTGTCGGGTATGAAGACGGCCGAGATGTGATCGAAAAATTATACCCGAACCTCGatttgagcagcatcatccctccaaGATTGGAAGATGGAGTTGCTGAAGAAGAAGCTGCTCCGACTCAAGAAGAAGCACCAACTGAGCCCAAAATCGTTCAAGTTGAGGATGCTACACTCGAGCAAAAGAACGATGACGAAGCTTAGTCggtgtatttttctttctttttttgtaatCAGATATCTGTAATCAGATTTCGGTCCAATTTTATAACTTTTTGTTTTGACAATGAATGAAAGCATTTTTCTTCCAAGTTTGAACTTTGTTGGTCTAAAATATTGTCTGTAAAGTCTGCAATGTAAAGTAGTCACCGAATATTAATCAATAATCCGATCATTCGGTAGGACTTGTAGAATATCCGTTAGTCGCATAGTCATTTTGACGTACTTGatagaaattaggataatgattgtAAGTCGAATATCCCGTGTCTGATATTTAGTCGGGTTTGTATGTCGAATTATCTGATAAtcgatggtaagccgaatatccctcgactgaCCGTAGCCTAGTTGGTATAATTTTAATCTGACTTTGATCATTTTGGCATTTTATTTTGCTTAGTTAGGATAAAATCAgcatattagtctttcgactGTGGTCAGCTTTTACAGTGGAAAGCCGACATTGAAAATCGAGATATAATTGGCACAACGATTTTTACGGTGAAAGCCTTGTAGTCGATATCAGTTGAAATTACAGTCGGTATGTCAGTTTTTGCATGAGAAGTGAAATACAGTCATCACCGAAGTagttgattctttaatttttataGTGGAGGCTGAGATAAACTTCGTGTCAAAGTACAGTAGATAGCTCGGCTTTGGCAATGAAGGCCGACATATAGCCAATAGTTGATAAAACTTATCAAAGGtttgtgattctgaaattctgattgtattttaaataatgtacatatcgacacctttattgataatacatcttcagattgtcggcattccatgtTCGAAAAATCGTCGACCCTTCGAGAGTTTCTAGTCGATATGCATCCGGTCTGATATGCATCCGGACTTAGAGTTTTCGATATtttgtaaggtccttcccaattcagggataatttttttttaatccaagggttttgaaacttctgcttttcttaagaCCAAATCTTCTGATCGAAAGACTTTCGGTTTGACTCTTATGTTGTAATACCGAGCTATCCTTTACCGATATGCAGCCATCCGAACTTAAGCTTGCTGTTGGAGTTCTGGAAAGAGATCGAAGTCAGCTCTCCGACATTCAGAGTTGCTCGGCTTACTATATTGCTCCACTCTTGTTGACGGTAATTCGATCTCAAGCGGTATCATTACTTCTATCCCATAAGCTAAGTTGAAGGGGGATTCCTCAGTTGGTATACGGAGAGTCATTCGATAcacccataagatcggatataattcttctatccagagacctttggcttcattcagtcggattttTAGTCCATGTATGATTATCTGGTTGGTTACTTCCACCTCGCCATTTGACTATGGATGGCCGACCgatgtgagtttgtgcgtaatatggAACTTCACATAAAACTctctaaaattttgattgtcaaattatcgatcattgtcggtgatgatggtgtatgGCAAACCGAATCTGTAAATGatgaatttctgaatgaagtcttttatcttgctttcagtgatttgcaccagaggttcagcttctatctatttggtaaagtagtcgatggctatcactataaattttctctattcAAATGCCAGGGGAAAAGGGTCAAGTATGTCAATCCCCCATTGTACGAAAGGCCATGGTGCTACAATCAACGTCAGTTGACTAGccgattgatgttgtatatttgcatatttttgatatggttcacaccttcggatgagttcagctgcatcttttttcatggtgggccaataatatctttgtcACAGAACTTTATAAGCTAGAGACTTGCCCTTCAAATGATTTTCGCATATCCCTTCATGTAtttctctaagtgcatagtcggcatccgtACGTCCTAAACACTTCAGCAAggggagagagaaagatcttttgtagagatgatcattcattattacatattgagaggccaTCCATCGGAGTCGTTTAGCCTCTGTGGAGTCCATAGGAAGGGTCCCATCGGTCAGATATtaaacgatcggatccatccaacttggttcgataGTAAGCTACAATACCTCTTCGAttttatcaatactcgactgttTGAGGCATTCAACAAATATCCGACCCAGTAAGTTGAAAGAAATAGTAGCCTATCATGAAAGTACATCGGCCCAAGCATTTTCGACTCTGggaatgtgaaagatctcaaaatatttcaagctTGCAGTAAAATCTTTTACcttttgaaggtacttcatcataatggggtcACGGGCTTCAAATTTATCTTTGACCTGTCCAGCGATCAGTTGTGAGTTGGTGAAAATCTTTAAACTATAAATCTCAAGCTCCTTGGCTATCTTCAAGCCAGTcaaaagtgcttcatattcggcttgattatttgaggctttaaagtTGAACCGAAAGGCATACTCGGTGACTATCCCTTTGGAATTCATAAGTATGAGGCCAGCTCCGCtaccttgtgcattagatgctccatcaatatgcagCATCCAGATCGATTTTAAGTTGAGTTTGAGAGTGGTAGCCTCTTTTATTGTGTTGTCATTTGTATCTTCTGGTTTATTGTCGAATATAGTACATTCGGCGATAAAATCGGCTAGAACTTGCACCTTCATTGACGGTTGTAGGCGATATTGAATGTTGAACTCACCAAGCTTCACTGTCCACTTCGTCATCTGACTTGAAGTATCAGGTCGATGTAAGATTGCCTTCAGTGGCTGATCTGTTAGAACTACAATCGGATGGACTTGAAAGTACGGACGAAATTATTGTGCCGATATGATTAGGGCATAGATCATTTTCTCTGCCCTTGAGTATCGGACTTCGATATTGTGaagtactttgctggtatagtagattgaTCGATAGATTCGATTTTCATCCTCCTGGACGAGCACTGAACTAACTACTTCTGCTGAAGTTGTCAAGTAGAGGTATAATGTTTCTCCGACCTTTGGTTTTGTGAGCAAAGGTGGAGAAGCCAAGTATtgtttcaaatctttaaaaaattatcGACATTCATCCGACTATGAGAAATCTTTCATCTGTTGTAAAGTTTTGAAGAATAGCAAGCATCTCTCGGCCGACCTAAAAATAAATCGACTGAGTGCGGcaatccttccattgagttgctgtatctctttctttgaactcagatgcttcatattgataatgactttgatttttttaagattaGCCTCGATTCTTCGTTgtgaaataagaaatccaaataattttttggaggttaccccaaatgcacacttagtcgggtttaaTTTCATCTGATATCGTTGGAGTGTGTCGAAAGCTTCCTCCAGGTCccgaatatgatctaaaatttggaggctcttcaccagcatatcgtccacatatactttctTGTTCTGTCTGATCTGTGTCTTAAATATCTTGTTGACAAGCCATTAATAGGTAGCGTCGGTATTTTTCAGATTgaaaggcattactttgtagAAGTATATGTCTTTGTCGGTCACAAAAGTTGTGTGCTCTTCATCTTTTGATACCAtgcggatttgattatatccaacgaaggcatccatgaaactcaaAAATCGATGGTCAGAAGTTGCATCAACCAATTGGTCAATCTTTGGCAACGAAAAGCTGTCTTTCGGACAAGCTACATTCAGATCAGTATAGTCGATGTACATCCTCCACTTCTCATTGGCTTTTCTTACTATTACCACATTGATAAGCCAGTCGGGATacatagcttctctgatgaagcctactGTGAGGAGTTTGTCGAtttcttcatcaatgaccttctgtctttcagtAGTAAAAGGTTGCTTCTTCTATCTCACCGGCTTAGCATTTGGGTTGATGTTAAGTCGATgagttattatttctgaaagaatcCCGAGCATGTTGGTAGCTGACCAAGCAAAAATGTCGGCATTGGCTCTGAGTAATTTTATTAGTTGTTGCCGCTCTGAGTCGGGTAATTGTGATGCAATTCGGACCATTTTCtcgagatcttcttcttttaatgggatggaAATCAGTTATTCAGCCGGTTCACCCCTCTCCTGACtttctctttgatccaatttgTCAACAGATAAAGAGTTATCAGGTTTATTATTTTGGATGGAGACAAGAAAGCAACGTCGGACGAGTTGTTGATCTCTACGCATCTCTCTGACTCCATGTCTTGTTGGAAATCGAACTAATAAATGATATGTCAAAACCACTGCTCTCAGAGCGTTAAGTCCAAGTCGTCCGAATATGGCATTATAAGCTGAAGGTACTCGAACCACCGTGAATGTTATGAAAATAGTGCTCTATTGTGGTTCGGTCCCAACagttaaggaaaaaaaaatttttcctccactgtgacagcatctcctgtgaagccgACCAATGatgtcgagactcttctgagtcagtcaatcggtagtcgcattcgagagAAAATTGAATAAAACAAAACGTCGATTGAATTTTTATTATCTACAAGGATTCTTTTTACAACATAGTTTGTTATTATTGtcaaaacaacaacagcatcatcatggagagtttgaattctccgaacatcttctttcgaaaaagttattacattgttGAGTCATCATCGCTTTGCCGACTCATCTTTGAAAGTTGCTCCCCCATCCAGTCGTCTGGAGATCATGATGATCACCCCTGCAATCagttgattatttataattttttcagttTGCAGTTGAGATCGTCGATtagcaggaggttgagtcggcAGATCTCTCCAGTAATTTTTGAGGTAGCCTCATTgaatcaggacttctatctcatccctgagctggatgcattgctcggtatcatgaccatgatcatgatgaaACCGACAATACTTCTTCCGATCCTAGTTCCTCGGTAACGCCTTCATCGATGGGGggtgtcgtagatattccgctctttcgatctccataaggatctacgcacgaggagtgaaaagaggagtataggagtcatacctgccgtaACTCAGCCTTGGACTCTGTCGTCGGGgcgaagctcgcttattggatgGTAGCCGACTTGATTCGACCGGAGCTCTTTCCTTCTTCTGTTTTTTCTTCTTCTGACTTTTATCTTCTGTCTGACATCgatcagaagctccttcgtctgcatgcatatatttgtatgcacgctCTAGAAGCTCGGCATAAGTCTGAGGGAGAGTTTTATCCAAAGAATATATGAATCGAGATCttctcagacctcttttcatgatcgagatagccatattttcattgagatctttgacctcaagcgtggccacaTTAAAACAAACTACGAAATCTCAAAGTGATTCagtctctccttgcttgattgagAAAAGACTATCAGAAGTTCGTGGTGgccttcgactggtgctgaagtgagccacgaaagaatgttctaGCTGTCCAAAAGAATATATGCTTTCCGACTGAAGTCCGGAGTATCAGGCTTGAGGAGCTTTTCAAAGAGTTGTCAGGAAGCCGATGCACAAGAGGGCGTCAGTCCCctctgaatcgtcatgagagccttgtagctctcaaggtggtcgatcggatTGGTGgatccatcgtatggctccatcaAAGGCATGTTGAATCGAGATGGAATCAGTTGGTCCAAGACGTGCCGAGAAAGTGGTTGGACGGTGTGGAAGTcatagtcgttggaggacttccgatCTTTCACTTGAAGTTAAGCGAGTTGACGATTGATCTCTTGAAATTTATGTTCATAATCATCGAATCGCTATTGGAAAACTCCAGGGGTAGAACCACCTGAGGAGTTAAAGGGGAAAGCAGATGGTGTTCGCGGTCATTTCTTTTTCTTGCTCGATCCAACTGAGAAGGAGAGGGACACCGTGAATGATGGATAACACATCGAGAGCACCGTGAAGAAAAGCTCCAGTCTAAAGAACAAGCTCCAGTCTAAAGAACAAGCTCCAGTCTAAAGAAACTTTGAAGAAAAGCATGGAGGATTAGTTCTGGTTGCCTCTGCTCCATCCTAGTATGTTTCTCACCTCTTCTTCAAAAGTTCCTTCACTCAGGTAAGTTAGGCATCCATTGCTTCATGCCTTGATCTTAGAGGCCGGCTTCTCAACTTATCTACCTTTTGGCCCTTTTGAAGATGCGAGAAGGTGCAGGCAATCCTCATGGAAGGCTGGGATCCACTATTCATTAACTCTCATGTGGCATATCTGGTACGAAAGAAATGCAAagatattttgaaaagaaaagcctccactttttttttaatagtttttTTGAGTGTAAGGGGAGGCTCAACAGAGCCACCCTTCTTTATTGGAGAAAGAACAGGTTCATGCTGCAAAGTTTTCAGAAAAGCGAGGAAAAAACAAGTGGAAAAGCATGTGATACATCAGTAGATGGAGAAACCAAAAGTGATACAAGGAGATGAAGTTGTAGAGAGTCGTGAACGTCTATATAATGAACCTAAGAATTTCCAAGAGAATCCCCAGAATCCTCTAATACCAGGATGTAGAGTCAAATAACTGAAGCCGGAATCAATTTCTTCTGATTTTTTCTCGGACCTTACCAAATTCAGCCACTTCAGTAGATTTGCAAAGCACAAACCATTCTTGAAAGGATAGGATTGCTTCGATTGCAATTAAGGAAATGGATTTGTGTTTGTTGAGAAACAGCCTAGCATTTCCTTCCTTCCAATAAGATCTTGCCATGCTCACCAACAGCATGAAAATGACACACCCTATTTTTCTAGGAAAGGTCCTGTTGTGGTCATGAGTCAAAGGATCGAATGGCTTAGATAGTTGGCTTATGCCTTCACCTCCATATACGTAAGGTATTATCCACTTTGACTCATGACCTCCACATACTCATGACAATCTTTAGGCTTCAGTgggccttgatcatttagagcctcacgattttatcctttaaaaggcaCCTCATGTTGGGAGAGAATGTTCTAATCCATATAAGTTATATtccctcttgactcataaccgatgtggaactaaagaagctctctctacaccacaacacaGCCCCCCAGGAGGAAGTATGTGTTGATAAGAGGCATTCCCACAGACGGTGCCAATGTTGTGGTCATGGGTCAAGGGGTCGAATGGCTTAGATGGTTGGCTTTTGCCTTCGCCTctgcatacgtgaggtattgtccactttgactcatgaccatctttaaGTTTCAATGGACCTTTAGACTTCAATGGGCCTtaatcatttagagcctcacgattttatcttttaaaagatgCCTCACATTGGAAGAGAATATTTCAatctatataaattatattttctcttgactcataactgatgtgggactaaagaaactcTCTTTATACCACAACAGGTCCGCTTAATCCAATCAGTGCAGAGATGATGAAATGTTAACTGTGAATATAAGACATCAAGTTAAAGGCAAAGATgcttttaaattatatcaaagatTTGACAAGTAATGAACAGATggattgtaccaaaaaaaaaaaaaagaatagatggTTGATTGCTTTTGGTGTTTGTTCATAATTCACACAGGGGTCTGAGGTATGTGCCAAGTTTGTTTCAAGAACCTCTCTCATGTTGAGCTTTTTCCATCAAGCAAGTCAGAGAAAATATTTGATCTTCTATGACATGCAAAGACTCCAGAGCATTAATGCGAATCTGTAAGTTACTCTACTTCTTCTATCATTCACAAGGTCTTGCAATTTTCTCATCATGTGGGTGGCTAAATCTCTGAACAGGAATAGGATCCTCCAATAGGCTATCTTTCCTCCTCATGTAGTGGCACACTTCCTCCCTCCTCTAACCTTTCTCAACCCGCCCTCctaatttttatgttatttgctccgtaattattctctattttttaacAAAGAATGGAGAAGTTTCTCACCTCAGAGCATATTTCagatagagagagggggggtCTCCATATGCGACATTTAATAGCTGAACACACCTATGGCCTatagaaaaaaaaagtttttaatgcCCGATCTATTAGGGAACTGGACTTAAATTTTTAAGCCCTGATGACTAACTTTGTAACTTTTGGTCTATTTTTAATAAGAGTTTAATTTTTAGCCCTCATGAGATGAAAGTGCTCCTAATTCAATGTAGTATTTTCTTTCGAAAAAAGGATTTTCCATCTTTCTATTCTCCTCTCTCCGAAGAGTAGCTCTGATGGCCAAGTTCAGTGCTATTCTACTTATCGCTATCGGCGGCAGTGACTGCGGCTGCAGTATTGTTCTCAGGCCTTCTCTTCGACGGCAACAATGATAGAGGTGGCAGACGTGGATGGAGGCGAGGTCAGCTGGTAATTTTCTCTcttatctcttctctctttttcctttttctttttctttctctccttaCATTCATCAGATCTATTAGATTATTTTCTATAGTTTTTTCCTTTTTAGATCAGTTATAATGCATTTGAAATGCACATGGCCACTAAAGATTTTGGATAAAGGGCTATGTAATTGAATTCTGAATATTGAATATTCAAAATTGATTATCTACTAGTTTTAGAAAGATGGTTATTGCAAGAGAGGCATTGGCTTGCAAACCAATACAGCCTAAGGATTTTCaggattgaaaaataattttagtagTCACAACCCTAGGATTAGGAAGAGTCTGCCGAGATTAAGAGTGAGGAAACCATTTAATAGAAAAATCTTATTAGGAGAATTGTGAGAGTTGGAAACTATTTCTATTTTTACATAGTGTTGGGATTTCTTTGATAAACACTTATCAGAGAGCCCTTTTGCTATTACAATTTTTAGTTTATAAAggattttatatagattttaaagTGGAAAGGCCTTTATAGCAatggaatatatttttcaaaaataaaaatcatatttttctccatatatattttttgaaaacttACTTGATTCGTATGCTGAATATTCTCCCTTTGATTGTGGGTTCCACCTATGTTGCTGAATTTCTacataaaatacaaaaaaaaatagatttataaatgCATTATTTTAGTCTAGATGTATGACAATGTTATACAAATCTTTTTTG
This genomic window from Elaeis guineensis isolate ETL-2024a chromosome 13, EG11, whole genome shotgun sequence contains:
- the LOC140853088 gene encoding uncharacterized protein, with product MTKWTVKLGEFNIQYRLQPSMKVQVLADFIAECTIFDNKPEDTNDNTIKEATTLKLNLKSIWMLHIDGASNAQGSGAGLILMNSKGIVTEYAFRFNFKASNNQAEYEALLTGLKIAKELEIYSLKIFTNSQLIAGQVKDKFEARDPIMMKYLQKVKDFTASLKYFEIFHIPRVENAWADVLS